A window of Candidatus Cloacimonadota bacterium contains these coding sequences:
- a CDS encoding peptidase M15: MPSINWSEYPDFKEAEFTCKCGCGTNNVSADLVKKLQKARDISRKITKTEFGHTKGVPFRIERGCSCESHNADVGGSATSSHIASNSIKCTAADLRVKNSTERFIIIKSLMLAGFKRIGIYHKHNGIHCDVDQKKDQNVMWKV; the protein is encoded by the coding sequence ATGCCATCCATTAACTGGTCAGAATACCCAGATTTCAAAGAAGCAGAATTCACCTGTAAATGTGGTTGCGGAACAAACAATGTTTCTGCTGACCTGGTAAAGAAACTGCAGAAAGCAAGAGACATCAGCCGTAAGATAACCAAAACGGAATTCGGTCATACAAAAGGAGTTCCGTTCCGCATCGAAAGAGGATGCAGCTGTGAAAGCCATAATGCTGATGTCGGAGGTTCAGCAACCAGTTCGCATATCGCTTCCAATTCTATTAAATGTACTGCCGCAGATTTAAGGGTGAAGAATTCCACGGAAAGGTTTATTATCATCAAATCATTGATGCTCGCAGGTTTCAAAAGGATCGGAATATATCATAAACATAACGGAATCCATTGTGATGTCGATCAGAAGAAAGATCAGAATGTGATGTGGAAGGTATAA
- a CDS encoding T9SS type A sorting domain-containing protein, which produces MMKKVVIFLLTIILMNCLIAELMQSTFDKKAMTEQKGRPISRSRDVPTYEFFTDPTALTPSYFDYMPGSYNSIPVRIQPEISQPFGYTAGGVYMIYHIKETSAAQRREYYSYITNEGDVSTTAPIGNTNIWEGYGGIALDPVTADPFASWHQQAGETYNDLFTYDLYHMLGAPGLWREAFTLVDNTILEGGFIWPYVEVGPSPLGGDYRRVYVTANNAAQDTPSGNPSENIYLGYADYTTADLDAQSELDWTFQTDPLMDQWHNEEPWIRPFNSFIVSDDGKAVYIGYNTEDEIYVFYSDNYSEDGFEYVSTPFKFYVDNPQNQDGRYAFENDNGNPYDLYFSFIHSHHFNAVFTDNNTKIRFIAAFGLQGDDPDGGDGVYWPYAIYPKEFVYDINEQAFTFYDLYPTGANPSNMIPMLPWDLDENGDVDEYDEDGNVLWVSGWPIYFYDNDQAFHDNNFRIVQNEENGWLVTLWQDGLYAKYANAGVEGYEDWQTVPEIAVCISRDNGANWSEPFFMNSLDTPELADMIPCYVYPGDIIEDLGDGHGKLHLMFLDDNDFGSNVYSFGLANGGTMTYASLDIDFNWTSVSEPEIVFEELNRIQNFPNPFNSSTTISFFCNRDTENTEINIYNMKGQKVKTFSNLQINKFPNQQIVWDGTDEHNNKVSSGIYLYKFKIDDKTMAMNKCLLLR; this is translated from the coding sequence ATGATGAAAAAAGTTGTTATTTTCTTATTAACAATTATCCTAATGAATTGCCTGATAGCTGAATTGATGCAGTCAACATTCGATAAAAAAGCTATGACCGAACAAAAAGGCAGACCCATTTCCCGTTCGAGAGATGTTCCTACTTACGAGTTTTTTACTGATCCGACAGCCCTGACTCCCAGTTATTTTGACTATATGCCCGGAAGTTATAACAGTATTCCAGTCAGGATACAACCGGAAATTTCTCAACCTTTCGGATATACTGCAGGCGGAGTTTATATGATCTATCATATTAAGGAAACTTCCGCAGCCCAGAGAAGAGAGTATTATTCCTATATTACTAATGAAGGAGATGTTTCGACCACAGCACCAATAGGAAATACCAATATCTGGGAAGGTTACGGAGGAATAGCTCTCGATCCGGTAACTGCTGATCCGTTTGCATCCTGGCATCAGCAGGCAGGAGAAACTTATAATGATCTTTTTACTTATGATCTTTATCACATGCTCGGAGCCCCCGGACTCTGGCGGGAAGCATTCACTCTTGTTGATAATACAATCCTTGAAGGTGGTTTTATCTGGCCCTATGTTGAAGTTGGTCCGTCACCTCTTGGAGGTGATTATCGCAGAGTTTATGTCACGGCAAATAATGCTGCTCAAGATACTCCTTCCGGCAATCCTTCCGAGAATATTTATCTGGGATATGCAGATTATACAACCGCTGATCTTGATGCTCAATCTGAACTGGATTGGACTTTCCAGACCGATCCTTTAATGGATCAATGGCATAATGAAGAACCATGGATCAGACCTTTCAATTCGTTTATTGTTTCTGATGACGGAAAAGCTGTTTATATTGGATATAACACGGAAGATGAAATTTATGTTTTCTATAGTGATAATTATTCAGAGGATGGTTTTGAGTATGTTTCAACTCCCTTTAAATTCTATGTTGATAATCCTCAAAACCAGGATGGCAGATATGCCTTTGAAAATGATAATGGAAATCCCTATGATCTTTACTTTTCCTTTATTCATTCTCATCATTTTAATGCTGTTTTTACGGATAACAATACCAAGATCAGGTTTATCGCAGCATTTGGTCTGCAAGGTGATGATCCTGATGGAGGAGATGGAGTTTACTGGCCCTATGCAATTTATCCGAAAGAATTCGTTTATGACATTAATGAACAGGCATTTACCTTTTATGATCTTTATCCAACAGGTGCAAATCCTTCTAATATGATACCCATGCTCCCCTGGGATCTTGATGAAAATGGAGATGTTGATGAATATGATGAAGATGGAAATGTTCTCTGGGTAAGCGGCTGGCCCATTTATTTTTATGATAATGATCAGGCTTTTCATGATAATAATTTCAGGATTGTGCAAAATGAAGAGAATGGCTGGCTCGTTACTCTCTGGCAGGATGGATTGTATGCCAAATATGCTAACGCCGGAGTCGAAGGTTATGAAGATTGGCAGACCGTCCCTGAAATTGCTGTTTGTATTTCACGAGATAATGGTGCGAACTGGTCAGAACCGTTCTTTATGAATTCTCTCGATACACCGGAACTTGCTGATATGATCCCTTGTTATGTTTACCCCGGAGATATTATCGAAGATCTTGGTGATGGTCATGGTAAACTTCATCTGATGTTCCTCGATGACAATGATTTTGGCTCGAATGTTTATAGTTTCGGTTTGGCAAATGGTGGAACAATGACCTACGCTTCTCTGGATATTGATTTTAATTGGACATCTGTATCAGAACCAGAAATTGTTTTCGAAGAATTAAATCGGATTCAAAATTTTCCTAATCCTTTTAATTCCTCAACTACGATTTCTTTCTTTTGCAACAGAGACACAGAGAACACAGAGATAAATATTTACAACATGAAGGGACAAAAAGTGAAAACTTTCTCAAATCTCCAAATCAACAAATTTCCAAATCAACAAATTGTCTGGGATGGAACAGATGAACATAATAACAAGGTTTCATCAGGAATTTACCTGTATAAGTTTAAAATTGATGATAAAACTATGGCAATGAATAAGTGTTTGCTTTTAAGATAA